From the Bacteroidia bacterium genome, one window contains:
- the tadA gene encoding tRNA adenosine(34) deaminase TadA: MQTEHERWMEQALRLAERAMDEDEVPVGALVVREGQIVGKGYNQNERLKDPTAHAEILAITAAANTTGDKRLTDCTLYVTLEPCAMCAGAIVLARIPVLVFGAYDPKAGACGTLMNIVEDHRLNHRVHVIPGVLDDRSTALLKGFFGAVRG, from the coding sequence ATGCAGACCGAACATGAACGCTGGATGGAACAGGCCCTGCGTCTAGCCGAACGGGCGATGGACGAGGATGAAGTGCCCGTCGGTGCCTTGGTCGTTCGTGAAGGGCAGATCGTTGGGAAGGGATACAATCAAAATGAACGGCTGAAGGATCCGACCGCCCATGCGGAAATTCTTGCCATCACCGCAGCCGCGAACACCACTGGCGACAAGCGGCTGACCGATTGTACGCTGTACGTCACACTGGAACCCTGCGCGATGTGTGCCGGGGCCATCGTGCTCGCGCGCATCCCAGTCCTCGTCTTCGGCGCCTATGATCCCAAAGCCGGCGCCTGCGGCACGCTCATGAACATCGTTGAAGACCATCGTCTCAACCACCGCGTGCACGTCATCCCCGGCGTGCTCGACGACAGGTCCACGGCGCTGCTCAAGGGATTCTTCGGAGCCGTCAGAGGGTAA
- a CDS encoding DUF1684 domain-containing protein has protein sequence MMDRFFQNRERALAVFLFSALLLVSACGSKRDEQQTAAVDTSDVYTLEVLKDRLEKDKYFLSSPDTPVKASDITLFKGLAYFPPDKRYAIPVVLQRLAEPEEIVMATSKDKPRSMLRIGYFSFDIEGQPCTLQVYAPKDTSDGTYWFIPFADQTNDEDTYAGGRYIDIDDTSSDSTFLDFNYAYSPYCAYNERYDCPIPPVDNVLPVFIRAGEKRYPLKHAH, from the coding sequence ATGATGGACCGATTTTTCCAAAACCGTGAGCGCGCACTCGCGGTTTTTCTTTTCTCCGCCCTGCTGCTTGTTTCCGCTTGCGGCAGCAAACGCGATGAGCAGCAAACCGCCGCCGTCGACACCTCGGACGTCTACACGCTGGAGGTCCTGAAGGACAGACTCGAAAAGGATAAATATTTCCTTTCGAGTCCGGATACGCCCGTGAAGGCCTCGGACATCACCCTCTTCAAGGGGCTGGCGTACTTCCCGCCGGATAAACGGTATGCGATCCCGGTCGTCCTGCAACGACTCGCCGAACCGGAGGAAATCGTCATGGCCACCTCGAAGGACAAGCCCCGCAGCATGCTGCGCATCGGCTACTTCTCCTTCGACATCGAAGGACAGCCCTGCACACTGCAGGTGTATGCGCCGAAAGATACGAGTGACGGTACGTACTGGTTCATCCCCTTCGCCGATCAAACAAATGACGAGGACACGTACGCCGGCGGCCGTTATATCGATATAGATGATACCAGTTCGGACAGCACCTTCCTCGATTTCAATTATGCCTACAGCCCGTACTGCGCGTATAACGAGCGCTACGACTGCCCCATTCCGCCCGTGGACAATGTCTTGCCGGTGTTCATCCGCGCCGGCGAAAAACGCTACCCTTTGAAACATGCGCACTAG
- a CDS encoding PorV/PorQ family protein yields MKSALFTCLTLVMLTIIVPHVHGQTEIAKYAGEFMATGFGGRALAMGGAHTALASDVTAAYWNPAGLMRMGYPEIGLMHEQRFGGLLSYNYGGVAWPFGSRSTVALSVTRLGVDDIPDTRNALIDLNGNGILDDNERLDPSKVTMFSTADWVAYASFAFKSSSDLALGVNLKFVHRAHHIESATGVGFDVGAQYKATEQLFLGATVQDVTTTLMAWSTGRNELVSPTLKLGAAYQLNVLGGTITPALDFDLMAEGREYASTFNVGTISVNPRAGLEYRFRDLFAIRGGYSDTQDLTFGAGIHLPKLYLDYAFGQNDLFSDFKDASHRISLRLVLEETKFARTE; encoded by the coding sequence ATGAAATCAGCTCTGTTTACCTGTCTGACGCTCGTGATGCTGACGATTATCGTTCCGCATGTGCACGGACAAACGGAAATCGCGAAATATGCCGGTGAATTCATGGCTACGGGCTTCGGCGGCCGCGCACTCGCCATGGGCGGAGCACATACGGCCCTCGCATCCGACGTAACAGCGGCGTACTGGAATCCCGCCGGTCTCATGCGCATGGGCTATCCGGAAATCGGACTCATGCACGAACAGCGCTTCGGCGGTTTGCTCAGCTACAACTACGGCGGTGTGGCCTGGCCCTTCGGCTCCCGCTCAACCGTAGCCCTCAGCGTCACCCGCCTCGGTGTGGACGATATTCCCGATACGCGCAACGCACTCATCGACCTGAACGGCAACGGCATCCTCGACGACAACGAGCGCCTCGATCCCAGCAAGGTCACGATGTTCAGCACTGCGGACTGGGTGGCCTATGCCAGCTTCGCGTTCAAAAGCAGCAGCGACCTCGCCCTCGGTGTCAATCTGAAATTCGTGCATCGGGCGCATCACATCGAATCGGCCACCGGCGTGGGCTTCGATGTCGGCGCACAGTACAAGGCAACAGAGCAGCTCTTTCTCGGCGCGACGGTGCAGGACGTCACCACCACACTCATGGCCTGGAGCACGGGACGCAACGAACTTGTGTCGCCTACACTCAAACTCGGTGCCGCCTATCAACTGAACGTACTTGGCGGTACTATCACCCCCGCGCTGGACTTTGACCTCATGGCCGAGGGCAGGGAGTACGCGTCCACGTTCAACGTCGGCACTATCAGCGTCAATCCTCGTGCAGGGCTGGAATACCGCTTCCGCGATCTTTTCGCCATTCGCGGCGGCTACAGCGATACACAGGATCTGACGTTCGGCGCGGGAATTCATCTCCCGAAATTGTATCTTGACTACGCATTCGGGCAGAACGACCTGTTCAGCGATTTCAAGGATGCGTCGCATCGCATCTCGCTGCGGCTCGTGCTCGAAGAAACGAAATTCGCACGCACGGAGTGA
- a CDS encoding glycosyltransferase — MKHVLIVTYYFPPSGGPGVQRVLKFTQYLLEFGWNPVILTVKDADYPARDESLLKEVPSEAIVYRTPILEPYDIYRRFTGKKKGTPVDVNTIPKPGEKRSLTERLAEFIRASLFIPDARIGWLRPAVKEGLEIIRAHDIKAIYSSSPPYTCSMIARRLKREAGLPWIAGFRDPWTGFLSAPKRWWLPAMIDRHFEKSVFAECDRMDVAWEGILKDFHAKYPNIATDKVHHLPNGFDSRDFPTVEVMDSDHFTITYTGSMYGKRNPETFLRAVASLVESGKVDLAKIRLKFIGRFGVEVREMFEHPLLRGSIVVHEYMPHADSVRHLFQSDALLMVVDDFQGNEEIVPGKVYEYMGSGRPVITLAPEGAVTKVIEETRSGRCARSNDVPGIADVVLDMYRQWQEGRLGGDQRRDEVKQYERREVTRRLASLLDEVSESGEHTV; from the coding sequence ATGAAGCACGTACTGATCGTCACATATTACTTCCCTCCTTCCGGTGGTCCGGGAGTACAGCGCGTGCTGAAATTCACGCAGTATCTGTTGGAGTTCGGTTGGAATCCGGTGATTCTTACCGTGAAGGATGCGGACTACCCCGCACGGGATGAATCGCTCCTGAAAGAAGTACCGTCCGAAGCCATTGTGTATCGCACACCGATACTCGAGCCCTACGACATCTACCGACGCTTTACCGGGAAGAAGAAAGGCACACCGGTGGACGTCAACACCATTCCCAAACCGGGCGAGAAACGTTCGTTGACGGAGCGTCTTGCGGAGTTCATACGCGCGTCGCTGTTCATCCCCGATGCGCGCATCGGCTGGCTGCGTCCCGCCGTGAAGGAAGGGCTGGAGATTATCCGTGCGCACGATATCAAGGCGATATACAGCTCCTCGCCTCCGTACACATGCTCAATGATTGCGCGCCGTTTGAAACGTGAGGCGGGTTTACCCTGGATAGCGGGCTTTCGCGATCCATGGACGGGTTTTCTCTCAGCGCCAAAGCGCTGGTGGCTGCCCGCGATGATCGACAGGCATTTCGAGAAATCGGTGTTCGCGGAATGCGACCGCATGGATGTCGCCTGGGAAGGTATTCTCAAGGATTTTCACGCGAAATATCCCAACATCGCGACGGATAAAGTGCATCACTTGCCGAACGGTTTCGACAGCAGGGATTTCCCGACGGTGGAGGTGATGGACAGTGACCATTTCACCATCACGTATACCGGTTCGATGTACGGCAAGCGCAATCCCGAGACGTTTTTGAGGGCTGTGGCATCGCTGGTTGAAAGCGGCAAAGTGGACCTTGCGAAGATTCGCCTGAAGTTCATAGGCCGCTTCGGTGTCGAGGTGCGCGAGATGTTCGAGCATCCTTTGCTGCGCGGGTCCATTGTCGTCCACGAGTATATGCCGCATGCGGACAGCGTACGCCATCTCTTTCAGTCCGACGCGCTGCTGATGGTGGTAGATGATTTCCAGGGCAACGAAGAAATCGTGCCGGGCAAAGTGTACGAATACATGGGCTCAGGGCGTCCTGTGATCACGCTCGCGCCCGAGGGTGCCGTCACGAAAGTTATTGAGGAAACACGGTCCGGCCGATGCGCCCGATCCAACGATGTTCCGGGTATCGCCGACGTCGTCCTCGACATGTATCGTCAGTGGCAGGAAGGCAGGCTCGGAGGCGATCAGCGCCGCGATGAAGTGAAGCAGTACGAGCGCCGCGAAGTCACGCGGCGGCTTGCATCCCTGCTCGATGAAGTATCGGAGAGCGGAGAGCATACAGTGTAG
- a CDS encoding SulP family inorganic anion transporter — MSQRFEPKLITAIREGYGKQTFFADLTAGVIVAIVALPLAIAFAIASGVKPEQGLYTAIIAGATISVLGGSRVQISGPTGAFIVVIYGIVQQYGYNGLAIATVIAGVLLIGMGLARMGTLLKFIPYPLTVGFTSGIALIILSSQVKDLLGLETGAVPADFIEKWGVYAQAIHTANPAAIGVAIMSILIIVLWPKVTSKVPGSLIAILAATSAVHVFNIPVETIGSRFGSVPTDLPTPEVPTITWALVRELFSPALTIALLGAIESLLSAVVADGMMGTRHRSNMELVAQGAGNIISPIFGGIPATGAIARTATNIRNGGKTPVSGLVHSSVLLLIMLFLGQWAALIPMPALAAILVVVAYNMSEWRTFRKLLKSPKSDVLVLVVTFGLTVIIDLTVAIEVGIGLAALLFMKRMSDTTEVQIITRGLSEGEKEEETADDFSLASRDVPDDVAVFEVQGSLFFGAVEQFKETLKDIRLKPVVFILRMRNVIAIDATGLLAIEDLVTSMNRQGIYFLLSGAHAQPLFAMRGSGLLDLIGDDRLCGNIDEALRKAREYLGVVKGQE, encoded by the coding sequence ATGTCCCAGCGATTCGAACCAAAACTGATCACCGCAATCCGGGAGGGTTACGGGAAACAAACCTTTTTCGCGGATCTCACCGCCGGCGTGATTGTCGCTATCGTGGCGCTGCCGTTGGCCATCGCATTCGCCATCGCGTCGGGTGTAAAACCCGAGCAGGGATTGTACACCGCCATTATCGCCGGAGCCACCATTTCCGTACTGGGAGGCAGCCGCGTGCAGATCAGCGGTCCCACCGGGGCGTTCATCGTGGTTATTTACGGTATTGTCCAACAATACGGCTATAACGGTCTCGCAATCGCCACCGTCATTGCAGGTGTATTACTCATCGGGATGGGCCTGGCGCGCATGGGCACCTTGCTCAAGTTCATCCCCTATCCGCTGACCGTGGGCTTCACCAGTGGCATTGCACTCATCATACTTTCGTCCCAGGTAAAGGATTTGCTGGGACTGGAGACGGGTGCCGTTCCTGCGGACTTCATCGAGAAATGGGGTGTGTACGCTCAGGCGATCCATACGGCCAATCCGGCAGCCATCGGTGTGGCGATCATGTCCATACTCATCATCGTATTGTGGCCGAAGGTGACCTCGAAGGTCCCGGGTTCACTCATCGCCATACTGGCCGCGACGTCAGCGGTGCATGTATTCAACATCCCCGTCGAGACCATCGGCAGCCGCTTCGGCTCCGTCCCGACCGATTTGCCCACGCCGGAGGTCCCGACGATCACCTGGGCATTGGTACGCGAGCTGTTTTCCCCGGCGTTGACCATCGCACTGCTCGGCGCCATTGAATCGTTGCTCTCCGCCGTTGTCGCGGACGGCATGATGGGTACCCGACACCGGTCGAACATGGAGCTTGTGGCGCAGGGTGCGGGAAACATCATTTCGCCCATATTCGGCGGTATACCAGCCACGGGTGCCATCGCACGCACAGCAACGAATATTCGCAACGGAGGTAAAACTCCTGTATCGGGGCTCGTGCACTCCTCGGTGCTGCTTCTGATCATGCTGTTCCTCGGTCAGTGGGCCGCACTGATCCCGATGCCAGCTCTGGCGGCCATTCTCGTCGTCGTGGCCTACAATATGAGCGAATGGCGCACGTTCAGGAAACTCCTGAAAAGCCCGAAGAGCGATGTGCTTGTTCTGGTGGTCACGTTTGGCCTCACCGTCATCATCGATCTTACAGTGGCAATTGAAGTCGGCATTGGTCTCGCCGCACTGCTGTTCATGAAACGCATGAGCGATACCACCGAGGTGCAGATTATCACGCGAGGCCTCAGCGAAGGAGAGAAAGAGGAGGAAACGGCGGATGATTTCAGCCTGGCCTCACGCGACGTACCCGATGATGTTGCTGTATTCGAGGTCCAGGGCTCGTTGTTCTTCGGTGCCGTCGAGCAGTTCAAGGAAACGCTCAAGGATATCCGTCTCAAGCCGGTGGTCTTCATTCTTCGTATGCGTAACGTCATCGCCATCGACGCGACGGGTTTACTGGCCATCGAAGATCTCGTGACGAGCATGAACAGGCAGGGTATTTACTTCCTGCTCTCCGGAGCGCACGCGCAGCCGCTCTTCGCCATGCGCGGATCAGGACTGCTCGACCTTATCGGTGATGACCGCCTCTGCGGGAATATCGACGAGGCCCTTCGGAAAGCGCGTGAATATCTGGGAGTGGTAAAAGGCCAAGAATAA
- a CDS encoding L-threonylcarbamoyladenylate synthase, protein MRTIFLQTQTASQRSDSVVKASDALRQGKLVAFPTETVYGLGANALDERAVREIFRVKGRPEDNPLIVHVHSRKQATELMQDVPPLFTELANEFWPGPLTMVVPRNAAVPDIVTAGLSSVALRMPDHQLTREFLRAAAVPVAAPSANISGRPSPTSGLDVYHDLKGLIFAVLDGGSCDVGIESTVLDLTTDLPTILRPGTVTREDLEDVIQSRVYFATDIPDRPAAPGMKYKHYAPEAELVVIRSEHPDAEGTLKRRMLQAQRTGKRTALLAPERFDSTGADLRFSLGEGAAVDYARMMYAGLRALDAGGADIIFCPGIPEEGIGYAVMNRLGKAASKVIR, encoded by the coding sequence ATGAGAACCATTTTTCTCCAGACACAGACAGCGTCGCAACGCAGCGACAGTGTCGTCAAAGCCTCGGACGCATTGCGGCAGGGAAAGCTTGTCGCCTTTCCAACCGAAACGGTGTACGGGCTCGGAGCAAACGCGCTTGACGAGCGGGCAGTCCGGGAAATTTTTCGTGTGAAAGGGCGCCCTGAGGACAATCCGTTGATCGTGCACGTACATTCACGCAAACAGGCGACAGAGCTAATGCAGGACGTGCCCCCTCTGTTCACCGAACTGGCCAATGAATTCTGGCCGGGTCCGCTGACGATGGTCGTACCGCGCAATGCAGCGGTTCCGGACATCGTGACTGCGGGGCTCTCCTCTGTCGCGCTGCGTATGCCGGATCACCAGCTCACCAGGGAGTTTCTGCGTGCAGCAGCTGTGCCCGTTGCCGCACCATCGGCGAATATATCGGGGAGGCCCAGCCCTACCAGCGGTCTCGACGTGTATCACGATTTGAAGGGCTTGATCTTCGCCGTGCTCGACGGAGGGAGCTGTGATGTCGGAATAGAGTCCACGGTGCTTGATTTGACCACAGATCTGCCGACCATACTCCGTCCAGGTACCGTGACACGCGAAGACCTCGAAGATGTTATTCAATCACGCGTCTATTTCGCGACAGACATCCCTGACCGGCCGGCCGCTCCGGGAATGAAGTACAAGCATTATGCTCCGGAGGCGGAGCTGGTCGTGATACGCAGTGAGCATCCCGATGCGGAAGGAACTCTCAAACGCCGTATGCTTCAGGCACAGCGCACCGGTAAACGGACGGCTTTGCTCGCACCAGAGCGTTTCGATTCCACCGGGGCGGATCTGCGCTTCAGTCTTGGGGAAGGCGCTGCGGTGGACTATGCGCGTATGATGTACGCAGGGCTACGGGCACTCGACGCCGGAGGTGCGGACATCATTTTCTGTCCCGGCATTCCTGAGGAGGGCATCGGTTATGCGGTTATGAATCGCCTTGGCAAGGCCGCCTCCAAGGTGATTCGTTGA
- a CDS encoding CBS domain-containing protein, with product MKIKDIVKAKGATVFSIHPDKTVRDAIGMLVQYNIGSLLVVEDARPVGIFTERDTLRICAKEDVRLEDVRIADVMTRDLIIGELEDDVEDMMKVMTSKHIRHLPILENGYLAGMVSIGDLVKSQLDENAVTIHYLRDYITGKDMR from the coding sequence ATGAAGATCAAGGATATCGTCAAAGCCAAGGGCGCCACCGTGTTCAGCATCCACCCGGACAAGACGGTACGCGATGCCATCGGCATGCTGGTGCAGTACAACATCGGCTCGCTGCTTGTCGTGGAAGACGCGCGCCCCGTCGGCATCTTCACAGAGCGCGATACGCTGCGCATCTGCGCGAAAGAGGATGTACGCCTGGAGGACGTCCGCATTGCCGATGTCATGACCAGGGATCTCATTATCGGAGAGCTCGAAGACGACGTTGAAGACATGATGAAAGTCATGACCTCCAAACACATTCGCCACCTCCCCATTCTCGAAAATGGGTATCTCGCCGGCATGGTGTCCATCGGTGATCTCGTCAAATCCCAGTTGGACGAAAACGCTGTCACCATCCATTACCTGCGCGACTACATTACCGGGAAGGACATGCGGTAG
- a CDS encoding peptidoglycan DD-metalloendopeptidase family protein: MQARPGIIFSIVCFLALQQLLVSVDASAQKRSGGVKSREAELKSLREEIKKFEKQIQENRKREQSTIQRLDDFDRQTLLIRSLVNKLTEDIAQNQKEIAVAQLNLSVAENELKQLKREYARTIVNMYRRGRTHDTELLFSSGSVNELFIRSKYLKAYSERARLDAEEIRLRKEKIALQKTLLEQKLNEQQQNIREKRSEEQNLQRRVQEHQQLLVKVRQDRQSYETQLRRKQEAAKRVERIIADLIERERRRMESESRKKTPGGKKGSDYKELPSVPIANTAIGKLKGRLPWPGGTGAVVEFFGENVNPTLGTVTISPGIDIAAPLGSTVKAVADGTVKMQEFIPGYGSLIIVEHAGGFFTVYAHLSQINARKGQQVTAGQSIARSGEGISGPRLHFELWYKRQKLDPLQWLAKR; encoded by the coding sequence ATGCAAGCTCGTCCCGGCATCATATTTTCCATCGTGTGTTTCCTTGCACTCCAGCAACTTCTGGTATCGGTTGATGCATCCGCTCAGAAGCGCTCCGGCGGGGTCAAGAGCAGAGAGGCCGAATTGAAATCCCTGCGCGAGGAAATCAAAAAATTCGAGAAGCAGATTCAGGAAAACCGGAAACGTGAACAGAGCACCATTCAGCGTCTTGACGACTTCGACAGACAAACACTGCTGATTCGGTCGCTGGTGAACAAACTGACCGAGGATATTGCTCAGAATCAGAAGGAAATCGCCGTTGCACAATTGAATCTGAGTGTCGCCGAGAACGAGCTTAAACAGCTGAAGCGCGAGTACGCGCGCACGATCGTGAATATGTACCGTCGCGGACGGACGCATGATACCGAATTGTTATTCAGCTCAGGAAGTGTCAATGAATTGTTCATCCGTTCGAAATATCTGAAAGCCTATTCGGAACGTGCCCGTCTCGATGCGGAGGAAATCCGCTTACGCAAGGAAAAGATCGCTCTGCAGAAGACTCTGCTTGAGCAGAAGTTGAACGAACAACAGCAGAACATCCGCGAAAAACGGAGCGAAGAGCAGAATCTGCAGCGACGAGTACAGGAGCATCAACAACTGCTCGTCAAGGTGCGTCAGGACAGGCAGTCGTACGAGACACAGCTTCGCCGCAAGCAGGAAGCAGCCAAACGTGTCGAACGCATCATTGCCGATCTCATCGAGCGTGAGCGTCGTCGCATGGAAAGTGAATCCAGGAAAAAAACTCCGGGCGGCAAGAAAGGCAGCGACTATAAGGAATTACCCAGCGTACCCATCGCGAATACCGCTATCGGAAAACTGAAAGGTCGGCTTCCCTGGCCCGGTGGCACAGGGGCGGTCGTCGAATTTTTCGGAGAAAACGTCAATCCGACACTTGGTACCGTTACCATCAGTCCCGGGATTGACATAGCGGCGCCACTTGGATCCACCGTCAAGGCCGTCGCCGATGGTACGGTCAAGATGCAGGAGTTCATTCCCGGCTACGGTAGTCTCATCATCGTAGAGCATGCGGGCGGCTTCTTTACTGTGTATGCCCACCTTTCGCAGATCAATGCCCGCAAAGGCCAGCAGGTAACGGCAGGTCAGAGCATAGCGAGGAGCGGCGAAGGCATCAGCGGTCCTCGACTGCATTTCGAACTCTGGTATAAACGCCAAAAGCTCGATCCATTGCAATGGCTCGCGAAGCGGTAA
- a CDS encoding DUF4292 domain-containing protein, giving the protein MAIEFQRPNHVLPFLSFVLSVLLLAACSSTPGIDTSGPIETREVLRLVAERNKAINAVEGYGTISIDSPEMSNSASISVKMLRPDSLQLDINGPFGVTVVRSLVTRSSFIFYDGFNNTVAEGPTTSENLRRVLRVGLEFEDILDIVSGAIRLPDESLASPEGFRDNDNYVLTWKDNAGSREYTVDLRYRAVRRYIRRDSTGDILEEVNYKDFRKRGQHHLPQVMSISRPASEESLSLVFQNQTVNDYPVQFSFTAPRSAKRVYF; this is encoded by the coding sequence ATGGCCATTGAATTTCAACGTCCGAACCACGTGCTTCCTTTTCTTTCATTCGTTTTGAGCGTGCTCCTGCTCGCCGCCTGCTCTTCCACGCCGGGTATTGATACGTCCGGACCAATCGAAACGCGCGAGGTGCTCCGCCTCGTTGCAGAGAGGAATAAGGCCATTAATGCCGTGGAAGGATATGGCACCATCTCCATCGACTCACCGGAAATGTCCAACAGTGCTTCGATCTCCGTCAAGATGCTCCGGCCCGATTCCCTGCAATTGGATATCAACGGCCCGTTCGGTGTCACCGTGGTGCGCAGTCTCGTCACCAGGTCTTCCTTCATTTTTTATGATGGTTTCAACAATACGGTAGCCGAGGGTCCGACGACGTCGGAGAATTTGCGGAGAGTGCTCCGTGTGGGTCTGGAATTCGAGGATATCCTGGATATTGTCTCCGGTGCTATCCGCTTGCCCGACGAGTCTCTCGCGTCGCCTGAAGGCTTTCGCGACAATGACAATTACGTTCTCACCTGGAAGGACAACGCAGGAAGCAGGGAGTATACCGTTGATTTACGATACCGCGCTGTCCGCCGCTACATCCGTCGCGACAGTACGGGCGACATTCTGGAGGAAGTCAACTACAAAGACTTCCGCAAGCGCGGACAGCATCATCTGCCACAAGTCATGTCCATCTCGAGGCCGGCCTCCGAGGAAAGCCTCTCGCTCGTGTTTCAGAACCAGACGGTGAACGATTATCCGGTGCAGTTTTCCTTCACGGCACCGCGGTCGGCCAAACGCGTGTATTTCTGA
- a CDS encoding tetratricopeptide repeat protein: MIRTCFFVVPLLLMSVHLAAAQSGRWIQPPAPDMPLEQRRDIALNAFAVGSAFEISEQPDKALTAYRAALLYDDNPAIHLVAALCAAAAGKADAAAEHLRAATATGDENSVALRMLADIHIQAGQYDSAAVVYRRLLRSDSSDLESMDMLAGLLEEHSPEEAILLYQHLLRNAPSPETAFNLARLYSLRGEADSAEAVLETLRKLDGESDALLQSLAQIAIGRGDWNAAATQYRKLCALHPGEPAYELQLAEALLSMGEWTEASQRMKRAVMHKDVGQQDKVEIGRLFFQHAMEHAETSNDAIDVLRHIHGEYPDDWRPLWFRGAVEFSKGDFENAARSFSRVLERVPSNTDAANILARTLLTLERYDETVDTLHALIDRNAASAESWLLLGYAESSRGNEEEAMQALERAMHMDPSNMEALVSLALAYDESGNFEKSDPLYERSVHAYQLEGSVKDDTYYLLLNNWAYSLAKRGLQLERALAMSEEACEQEPDNSSYLDTRAWVLHRLGRNAEALSFAEDAVARTPNNPVLFEHLGAISHALEKHAYARRAWTRALELQPDNDRIRKLLQQLPAEHGH; the protein is encoded by the coding sequence ATGATCCGCACGTGTTTCTTCGTTGTTCCACTTCTCCTGATGTCGGTACATCTCGCCGCGGCGCAGTCCGGGAGATGGATTCAACCGCCGGCCCCGGACATGCCCCTCGAGCAGCGGCGGGACATCGCGCTCAACGCCTTTGCCGTCGGTAGCGCGTTCGAAATCTCCGAGCAGCCGGACAAAGCGCTCACCGCATACCGAGCGGCCTTGCTGTACGACGACAATCCCGCCATTCATCTTGTTGCCGCCCTCTGTGCGGCTGCGGCCGGAAAAGCCGACGCCGCGGCGGAGCATCTGCGTGCCGCAACCGCCACCGGGGACGAAAATAGTGTCGCCTTGCGAATGCTTGCCGATATCCATATCCAAGCCGGACAATACGACTCGGCTGCTGTCGTATACCGTCGTCTGCTGCGGTCTGACAGCAGCGATCTGGAGTCGATGGACATGTTGGCCGGTCTTCTTGAAGAACATTCTCCGGAAGAAGCTATCCTCCTGTATCAGCACTTGCTGCGCAACGCTCCCTCGCCTGAGACAGCGTTCAACCTCGCCCGCCTCTACTCGCTGCGCGGTGAAGCGGATTCGGCGGAAGCCGTCCTCGAGACGCTCCGCAAACTCGACGGAGAGAGCGACGCTCTCCTGCAGAGTCTCGCGCAGATAGCCATCGGACGGGGCGATTGGAATGCTGCGGCGACACAGTACCGAAAACTTTGCGCGCTGCATCCGGGCGAACCCGCCTATGAGCTGCAGCTTGCCGAGGCCCTTCTTTCCATGGGTGAATGGACGGAGGCCTCGCAGCGAATGAAACGCGCAGTGATGCACAAGGATGTCGGTCAACAGGACAAGGTGGAAATCGGACGACTCTTTTTTCAACACGCGATGGAGCATGCAGAGACGTCCAACGACGCAATCGATGTGCTCCGTCATATCCATGGCGAGTATCCCGACGACTGGCGGCCGCTGTGGTTCCGTGGCGCCGTGGAATTCAGTAAAGGTGATTTCGAAAACGCGGCCCGATCATTCTCCCGTGTGCTCGAACGCGTTCCCTCCAATACGGACGCTGCGAACATCCTTGCTCGCACCCTGCTGACTCTCGAGCGCTACGACGAAACCGTGGATACGCTTCACGCCCTCATCGATCGCAACGCCGCGTCGGCGGAGTCCTGGTTGTTGCTCGGATACGCCGAGTCCAGCCGTGGGAACGAGGAAGAGGCCATGCAGGCACTGGAGCGTGCGATGCACATGGATCCATCCAATATGGAAGCACTCGTTTCCCTTGCGCTCGCCTACGATGAATCCGGGAATTTCGAGAAATCTGATCCGCTGTACGAGCGATCCGTGCACGCGTATCAACTGGAGGGAAGCGTCAAGGACGATACGTACTATCTCCTCCTGAATAACTGGGCGTACTCGCTTGCGAAACGCGGGCTGCAACTGGAACGGGCGCTCGCAATGAGCGAGGAAGCCTGCGAACAGGAACCAGACAACAGCTCCTATCTCGATACGCGTGCCTGGGTGCTGCATCGGCTTGGAAGAAATGCTGAAGCGCTCTCATTCGCCGAAGACGCGGTCGCACGCACGCCAAACAACCCTGTACTGTTCGAACACCTGGGTGCCATTTCTCATGCCCTTGAAAAACACGCCTACGCCCGACGCGCCTGGACGCGCGCATTGGAACTCCAACCCGACAATGACCGTATCAGGAAACTTCTCCAACAATTACCCGCAGAACATGGCCATTGA
- the rplU gene encoding 50S ribosomal protein L21 gives MYAIVNISGKQFKVTTTEKVFVPLLESAPGSKVEFSEVMLYSDDSGVLVGSPTIASAKVTATVLEHVKDDKVLVFKKKRRKGYRVLNGHRQQLTRIEIDSIEK, from the coding sequence ATGTACGCGATCGTGAATATCAGCGGGAAGCAGTTCAAGGTGACGACGACGGAAAAAGTATTCGTCCCGCTTCTCGAAAGCGCGCCCGGCAGCAAGGTGGAATTCTCCGAAGTCATGTTGTACTCCGACGACAGTGGTGTGCTCGTGGGTTCGCCCACCATCGCTTCCGCGAAAGTAACCGCCACCGTACTCGAGCATGTCAAGGATGACAAAGTGCTCGTGTTCAAGAAGAAGCGCCGCAAAGGGTACCGTGTGCTCAACGGTCACCGTCAGCAGCTGACGCGCATCGAAATCGACAGTATCGAGAAATAA